A DNA window from Brassica napus cultivar Da-Ae chromosome A4, Da-Ae, whole genome shotgun sequence contains the following coding sequences:
- the LOC106449116 gene encoding E3 ubiquitin-protein ligase PUB22-like: MDQEIEIPSFFLCPISLDIMKDPVIVSTGITYDRDSIEKWLFTGKKNSCPVTKQVITETDLTPNHTLRRLIQSWCSLNASHGIETIPTPKPPISKSEIERLIKDSSSSHKNQVKYLKRLRQIVTENNTNTRCLEAAEVPEFLANIISNLVGTSSSLNDISNILENRFDSSRSLMDEALSLLYHLDASETARKSLLNNKKVTNIVKTLTKIMQRGIYESRTYATLLLKKILEVADPMQIILLERDLFNEVVQILHDQISHKATKSAMQILMIICPWGRNRHKAVEAGAVSMIIELLLDESFSSERRNVEMTMVVLDMLCQCAEGRADFLNHGAAIAVVSKKILRVSQITSERAVRVLLSVGRFCATPCLLQEMLQLGVVAKLCLVLQVSCGNKTKGKAKELLQLHARVWRESPCVPRNLYASYPA; the protein is encoded by the coding sequence ATGGATCAAGAAATAGAGATTCCTTCTTTCTTTCTATGTCCGATCTCTCTAGATATCATGAAGGATCCGGTGATAGTTTCAACCGGAATAACCTACGACAGAGATAGCATCGAGAAATGGCTCTTCACTGGTAAGAAAAACTCATGTCCGGTCACCAAACAAGTCATAACCGAGACCGATCTCACACCAAACCACACTCTTCGTCGTCTGATCCAATCTTGGTGTAGTCTCAACGCATCACACGGCATCGAGACAATACCAACCCCAAAACCTCCAATCTCTAAATCCGAGATCGAAAGACTCATCAAAGATTCTTCATCTTCACATAAAAACCAAGTTAAATACCTCAAAAGACTTCGCCAAATAGTAACAGAGAATAATACGAACACGAGATGCTTAGAAGCCGCAGAAGTTCCAGAGTTCTTGGCAAATATCATCAGCAACTTAGTAGGTACTTCATCGAGTCTCAATGATATCTCAAACATATTGGAGAATAGGTTTGATTCTTCAAGAAGCTTAATGGATGAAGCTTTAAGTTTACTCTATCATCTTGACGCATCGGAGACAGCCCGCAAGAGTCTTTTAAACAACAAGAAGGTAACAAATATTGTGAAGACGTTGACTAAGATTATGCAACGTGGGATCTACGAGTCAAGAACCTATGCAACTTTGCTTCTCAAGAAGATTCTTGAAGTTGCGGATCCGATGCAAATCATATTGTTGGAACGTGACCTTTTTAATGAGGTGGTTCAGATCTTGCATGACCAGATCTCTCACAAGGCAACGAAGTCAGCAATGCAAATCTTGATGATTATATGTCCATGGGGAAGGAATAGACATAAAGCTGTGGAAGCTGGAGCGGTCTCCATGATAATCGAGCTTCTTCTGGATGAAAGTTTCTCATCAGAGAGAAGGAATGTAGAGATGACGATGGTGGTTCTTGATATGTTATGTCAGTGTGCAGAAGGAAGAGCTGACTTCTTGAATCATGGTGCGGCTATTGCGGTCGTGTCTAAGAAGATATTGAGGGTCTCTCAGATAACTAGCGAAAGGGCGGTTAGGGTTTTGCTTTCTGTTGGGAGGTTTTGTGCGACACCATGTTTGTTACAAGAGATGTTGCAACTGGGAGTTGTAGCGAAGCTGTGTCTGGTGCTTCAAGTGAGTTGCGGAAACAAGACTAAAGGAAAGGCAAAGGAGTTACTTCAGCTTCACGCTAGGGTTTGGAGGGAATCACCTTGTGTCCCAAGAAATTTATATGCTTCGTATCCTGCTTGA